AGCTGCCAGATCATTTCTGTTGCGTTCTCAACAACAGTTCTGTATTTCAACTCCGATTTCCTGATTTCATCTTCCGCCCTTTTTCTCTCTGTGATATCCTGAACAAGGGAAAAGAATTCTGATACTGATCCGTCCTGGTTTCTTGAGGATTTCGAAGAGATACTGACATGAATAGTGCTGCCGTCCTTGTGTATCAGGCGTTTTTCGAGTGTATAAGCATTAATACCGCCTGAGAGCACTCTTTTCTGGAATTTATCATTGAGTTCTTGATCCTCGGGATGGGTCAGATCCGACCATTTTTTCTTCAGCAGTTCTTTCTTTGAGTAGCCGAGCATTTTGCAGAGATAGTTATTGACTTCAATGAAGTCCTTTTCAGGTGAGGTAATCGCCATACCGATCAGTCCGAGTTCAAAGTAACTGTTGAAGATATCCTTATTCATCAGTTGCCCCCCTCAGCTCTGAAATTCCGCATGCCTTAAAAGCAAATTGTGATTTCAATCAATACAGTTAAACAGTATTAATACTCTTTCTGTAGGAATATCCTGTTGTTTCTGACGCATAAGAGTCAGAAGTTATTTATACGCTACTATATAGAGACGAGTACCGCAAGACCCCTGATAGACTAATAAAGGTCGTAGCGAACCAGACGCCCGTCAAGCCTGCCGTTTCTGAGAGGTTTTTTTGAGGCTGCTCTAAGACCGATCTTTTTGAGAAGATCACGTTTTCCAAAGTAAATGTAAACTATTGAACCCTTGCATTTCTGTTTTAGAAAGTCACCAAATTCCTTCATAAATATACCCATGTTCTCATGCTTCTGAAGGCGTAATCCATATGGAGGATTTGTAATTATGGTTGAGTCTGAAACATTACTCAGATCCTGGTATCGGGATGTTTTCAATTCAATCCTGTTTCCTGAAGGAAGTGTACAGCAGTTGCCTGAAGCTACTGTCACCGTTTCACGCGAGATGTCGCTGCCCATGATGAGCCCTTCCGGAAGTGTCCTGATCAGGGAGTTCGCATCCCGCCGGATAACCTTCCATTGCTCCTTATTGAATTCCGGCATACATTCGAACCCGAATCTGCTGCGCAGATAACCGGAGGGGATGCGGCAGTAATTCATCAAAGCCTCACATAGCAACGTTCCAGAACCGCACATCGGATCGATCAGCTTTGTGGATCCATCCCAACCGGAAAGATGTAAGATTGCAGCCGCAAGGGTTTCCTGCATGGGCGCTTCGACCGATTTCTTCCGGTATCCCCGTCGGTGAAGAGAACCGCCGGAAGTATCCAGCCGGATGGATGCCCTGTTGCGATGGATCCGGAGCCCCAGCCAGACGTCCGGAGTTTTTGTGTCAACGTCGGGACGGCGCCCCTCCTTTTCCATGAACCAGTCGGCAATTGCGTCTTTGAGCTTAAGCGCAGCATACTGCGAGTGTTTGATATTGGAGTTGGATACATTAGCGAATATTGCAAACGTTTTCTCCGGTGACAGAATTTGCGACCAGTCCATGGATGATGCTGTTTTATAGAGATATCTGTCACTGTGACAATCAAATGTGAGCAGGGGGGCAAGGATCCGCGTAAAGAATCTTGATTGGTAATTTATCCTGTAGAGTGTTTCCATATCTGCTCCGAAGAATATTCCGCGGTACGCCTGTTTAGGGTCGGTAGCCCCGAGAGAGATCAGTTCATCCCTGCCCAGTTCCTCCATACCGTCAGCGATGAGCCCGAAGAAACGTTCGGTTTTTTGATATTCGAACAGAATTCACCTCCCTGACAAAAGTGTAGCAATATCGGGATATATACCATAGTATGTAATATCAGTAAAATTCAATCCGATGAGGACTGCTCTTGACCGGAAGTTGATTAATTAATAATACTGGAGCTTGAACCGAATGTTTGGAGGTGCAGAATGATTATGATTGCGTTCTCTCTGTGGAGCGCTGCATTTGGAAACGGAGAACTCATCCCTGCTCTGTATACTGTTGACGGGGAAGATATTTCTCCTCCACTGGAGTGGATATTTGATTTCGAAGCTGAGACATTCGCTCTCATATGTGAGGATCCGGACGCACCGGCCGGCAACTGGATTCATTGGGTAGTTTACAATATACCGGGAGATATCAGAGAACTGGATGAAGGAATTCCTGTAGAACCGGAACTCGAGAATGGGACCATACAGGGAAGCAACAGCTGGGGAAGCATCGGGTACAGAGGACCCGCTCCTCCTTCAGGTAAGCACAGGTATTTCTTCACATTGTATGCTCTTGAAGGACATCTTCACCTGGCACCCGGAGCGACTGCGGAAGAACTGAGAGAAGCCATTGAGGGTAATGTTATACAGCAGGTCAGATTCATGGGAGAGTATTCTCGGCAATAATACTCTGAGACTACGGTTCAACAACCTCTACATTCCAGAATGAGGGAAGAGCTTCGCTGATAAGGCCTTCGTCCATTTTCTCGACCTTTTCCAGTGGAACTCCGTGAATGTTTCTGGAATAGGCCAGATCAGAATCGCATTTAATATGTACAACTCTTACATCGTGTCCGTATGCCTTTGCCAGGTTGTAATAGGGTGAAATTTCCCAGGCTCTGATCGCGGTGTTGTCAACAACAACAAAGAGGGATTCTTTTTGAACCTCATCTTCTTGAGATGTCAGAATTTCAACAAAGCGTTTCAGGCAGGATTCATGTGCTTCAGAAAGTAACAAGCTGTCAAATTTGTAAATTCCTTTTTCATCAAGAAAGTAGTTATCAGCTGAACATATGAAGGCATCCGGGAGATTGTTTCGAATCCATGTGGTCTTCCCCGCCCCGGGAAGCCCTCGCATTATGAATACTTTTGCCAATGCATGCTTCTTTCCAGAATTGATCTAACACCTTTAACGGATGGTTCCTGTCAGTCCTCTATTTCGTTCAGGATTTTGAGGAACTTATCGTAATGCAGAGCCTGCCAGCTTTCCGCTTCCAGCGCTCCTTCAGCTCTGGAAATCAGGGAAACCTTATGAGCAGTCTCCACGTCCGGAGCTTCGTAGATATCCATGAAGTCATAGGGTCCCAGTATGGCGTAGTGCGCAATCCACTTGATTCCCGGACAAACTTGCTTAACTTTATTCAACCAGGTCTTTCCCATTCTCTTTCTGTTTTCAGCATTGTGCAGACTGCTTGGATGATGTCGAGTCATCAATACGAAAGTAGGCATTTTTTCACCTCCATTTAACCTCTCTATTGATTGTGTTACAAAAAGGAGTCTATGGCAAGAGGCAGTTATGCTCCAAAAACGTAATACAACACTGAAAGTGCCGAAAGAACCCAAATACCTGACGGTATCTCGCGATATTTTCCCGTTACTGTCTTCATAAGGGGATATACTATAAATCCTGCCGTCATTCCGACTCCGAGATTATATGTAAAACTCATAAGGACAATCACCAGAAAAGCGGGGGCCAGTTCTGTCAT
The sequence above is a segment of the Candidatus Aegiribacteria sp. genome. Coding sequences within it:
- a CDS encoding ATP-binding protein, whose protein sequence is MAKVFIMRGLPGAGKTTWIRNNLPDAFICSADNYFLDEKGIYKFDSLLLSEAHESCLKRFVEILTSQEDEVQKESLFVVVDNTAIRAWEISPYYNLAKAYGHDVRVVHIKCDSDLAYSRNIHGVPLEKVEKMDEGLISEALPSFWNVEVVEP
- a CDS encoding class I SAM-dependent RNA methyltransferase, which translates into the protein MEELGRDELISLGATDPKQAYRGIFFGADMETLYRINYQSRFFTRILAPLLTFDCHSDRYLYKTASSMDWSQILSPEKTFAIFANVSNSNIKHSQYAALKLKDAIADWFMEKEGRRPDVDTKTPDVWLGLRIHRNRASIRLDTSGGSLHRRGYRKKSVEAPMQETLAAAILHLSGWDGSTKLIDPMCGSGTLLCEALMNYCRIPSGYLRSRFGFECMPEFNKEQWKVIRRDANSLIRTLPEGLIMGSDISRETVTVASGNCCTLPSGNRIELKTSRYQDLSNVSDSTIITNPPYGLRLQKHENMGIFMKEFGDFLKQKCKGSIVYIYFGKRDLLKKIGLRAASKKPLRNGRLDGRLVRYDLY
- a CDS encoding YbhB/YbcL family Raf kinase inhibitor-like protein, whose amino-acid sequence is MIAFSLWSAAFGNGELIPALYTVDGEDISPPLEWIFDFEAETFALICEDPDAPAGNWIHWVVYNIPGDIRELDEGIPVEPELENGTIQGSNSWGSIGYRGPAPPSGKHRYFFTLYALEGHLHLAPGATAEELREAIEGNVIQQVRFMGEYSRQ
- a CDS encoding GYD domain-containing protein is translated as MPTFVLMTRHHPSSLHNAENRKRMGKTWLNKVKQVCPGIKWIAHYAILGPYDFMDIYEAPDVETAHKVSLISRAEGALEAESWQALHYDKFLKILNEIED